The following coding sequences are from one Shewanella violacea DSS12 window:
- a CDS encoding M48 family metallopeptidase, which yields MENQLQYLNGYQPEIREQVSSLLESGKLKTVLLNRHPHIHDIRTDKALYDYTIAIKNRYLRKSQPLSKIQYDDKISLSHQALGLHSFVSRAQGRKTKAKNEIRISSRLKRIPESLLRMVVVHELAHLKEKDHNKAFYQLCCHMEGDYHQLEFDLRLLLTLVEHDQNPYG from the coding sequence ATGGAAAATCAGCTTCAATACCTAAACGGTTACCAGCCAGAAATACGCGAGCAAGTATCTAGCCTACTCGAGAGTGGTAAACTCAAAACCGTATTATTAAATCGTCATCCCCATATCCATGATATTCGCACCGACAAGGCCCTGTACGATTACACCATAGCAATAAAGAACCGCTACCTGCGTAAGTCTCAGCCCCTGTCTAAAATCCAATATGACGATAAAATATCCCTCAGCCATCAAGCTCTGGGATTACACTCTTTCGTCTCTCGAGCTCAAGGTCGTAAAACTAAGGCTAAGAATGAAATCCGCATATCTTCACGGTTAAAGCGGATACCTGAATCTCTGCTGCGCATGGTCGTAGTTCACGAGCTGGCACACCTGAAAGAGAAAGATCACAACAAAGCCTTCTATCAGCTTTGCTGTCATATGGAGGGAGATTACCATCAATTAGAGTTTGATCTTAGGCTACTACTGACCTTAGTCGAACACGATCAGAACCCTTACGGCTAA
- a CDS encoding glycoside hydrolase family 3 C-terminal domain-containing protein, producing the protein MKLPGIIFPIALAGLAACNHSEKTQKLSPQKLETHQAINQIKQDDKRLTERLGTVETRVESLLSQLTLEEKISLTHANTKFSIAAIERLGIHQMWMSDGPHGVRHEIERYSWNSANWDDDYSTYLPPLTAVAASWDLNMASLHGNVLGSEARHRNKDVILGPGVNLARLPLYGRNFEYLGEDPFLAAKLVVPQVKAIQSNDVAASVKHYALNTQELNRTSVDAKPNERTLREIYLPAFEAAVKEGNTLTIMGSYNRYYGTNANQSKHLVMDILKGEWGYKGVLLTDWNVDINTYDAAMNGLDIEMGTDVDNFDDYFLAQPLQEMIESGKVPLAVLDDKVRRILRVQLTIGMMDKNRLSGQRNISEHHQAARDIIASGVVLLKNDDNVLPLEQSKVKSILVLGPNAEMLHSQGGGSSEVKALYEISPVQGLKDRLGASTEITVMRAQNSASVSPIATDYMATRHWTGTPQWELTRFTDSQHNTVLRSDDWIANSAYRVSELSQAEYVLLKTKIKPLATGSHRLKLALDGQASLSIDGEQVLRHRSQSLTFIEHSIILNGGQEYNFELRYNGSGSVVLGWEAPGALFTPESEYLAAAKSADAVIYFGGLSHADDREAIDRADMKLPKGQDEVIAKLLAANPNTIVFLNGGSAVEMPWVDQAKAIVWGWYGGMEAGNAYADILFGDVNPSGKMPITLPVKLADTAPIALDDYNGLETLYKEGVFIGYRWFEQQKIKPLFPFGHGLSYTQFKYSDITLSTSALSDDEIIRVTVKVTNIGKREGSEVVQLYLHDVDASVPRPIKELKGFNKLALKAGESGLVSMTLNRRDLSFWDVNTHDWLAEPGEFEVLLGSSVEDIRQKAIFTYSLE; encoded by the coding sequence ATGAAGTTACCCGGCATTATTTTTCCTATAGCGCTGGCAGGACTAGCAGCTTGCAACCATAGTGAAAAGACTCAAAAGTTAAGCCCTCAGAAACTAGAAACTCACCAAGCAATTAATCAGATAAAACAAGATGATAAACGGCTCACTGAGAGGCTTGGGACTGTTGAAACGCGAGTGGAGTCATTGCTTTCTCAGTTGACCCTTGAGGAGAAGATATCTTTAACCCACGCCAATACTAAATTCTCAATAGCTGCCATCGAACGTTTGGGTATTCATCAGATGTGGATGTCTGATGGACCACATGGGGTGCGCCATGAGATCGAGCGTTATAGCTGGAATTCGGCAAATTGGGATGATGATTATTCCACTTATCTTCCTCCTCTCACCGCCGTTGCGGCAAGCTGGGATCTTAATATGGCCAGCCTTCACGGCAATGTACTCGGCAGTGAGGCGCGCCATCGAAATAAAGATGTGATTTTAGGTCCTGGGGTGAACTTAGCGCGTTTACCACTCTATGGTCGAAACTTCGAGTATCTGGGGGAAGATCCATTCTTGGCCGCTAAGCTGGTGGTTCCTCAGGTGAAAGCGATTCAGAGTAACGATGTGGCGGCCTCGGTAAAACATTATGCGCTTAATACCCAAGAGCTAAATCGCACCAGTGTCGATGCTAAGCCCAATGAGCGTACCCTTAGAGAGATCTATCTTCCCGCCTTTGAAGCTGCGGTCAAAGAAGGTAACACCCTAACCATCATGGGCTCCTATAACCGTTACTATGGTACCAATGCTAATCAGAGTAAGCATCTGGTGATGGATATCTTAAAAGGCGAGTGGGGTTACAAGGGGGTCTTGCTCACTGACTGGAATGTGGATATCAACACCTATGATGCCGCCATGAATGGTCTGGATATCGAGATGGGCACAGATGTCGACAATTTCGATGATTACTTCTTAGCTCAGCCACTGCAGGAGATGATCGAGTCCGGCAAGGTGCCCCTAGCCGTGCTCGATGACAAAGTCAGGCGTATTCTTCGCGTGCAGCTCACAATAGGCATGATGGATAAGAATAGGCTGTCCGGTCAGCGTAATATTAGCGAGCATCATCAAGCGGCGCGGGATATTATTGCCAGCGGCGTGGTGCTGCTGAAAAATGACGATAATGTTTTGCCACTTGAGCAGAGTAAAGTGAAAAGCATACTCGTGCTCGGACCCAATGCCGAAATGCTCCACAGTCAGGGCGGAGGTTCATCTGAAGTGAAGGCTCTCTATGAAATTTCACCGGTTCAGGGGCTCAAAGACCGCCTAGGTGCGAGTACTGAAATCACTGTAATGCGAGCACAAAACAGTGCATCTGTGTCGCCCATTGCCACTGATTATATGGCGACTCGCCATTGGACTGGTACCCCACAATGGGAGCTGACACGCTTTACTGATAGTCAGCATAACACTGTACTAAGGTCTGATGATTGGATAGCAAATTCAGCTTATCGAGTCAGTGAGCTTAGCCAGGCCGAGTATGTGCTACTTAAGACTAAAATTAAGCCTCTAGCCACGGGGAGCCATAGATTAAAACTAGCACTGGATGGTCAGGCTAGCTTATCAATAGATGGTGAGCAGGTACTCAGACATAGAAGTCAATCGCTAACCTTCATAGAGCATTCGATAATACTCAATGGGGGGCAAGAGTATAATTTCGAGCTTAGGTATAACGGCTCTGGCAGTGTGGTCTTAGGTTGGGAAGCCCCCGGGGCCTTATTCACCCCTGAGAGTGAGTACTTAGCCGCAGCTAAATCTGCCGATGCGGTGATCTACTTTGGCGGCCTATCCCACGCCGATGATAGAGAGGCCATAGACAGAGCCGATATGAAGCTACCTAAGGGTCAAGATGAGGTGATAGCTAAACTGCTCGCTGCCAACCCTAATACTATTGTCTTCTTAAATGGCGGCTCAGCGGTAGAGATGCCATGGGTCGACCAGGCCAAAGCGATTGTCTGGGGCTGGTATGGGGGCATGGAGGCGGGTAATGCCTACGCCGATATTCTCTTCGGTGATGTTAATCCAAGTGGCAAGATGCCCATTACCTTACCTGTTAAGCTTGCTGACACAGCTCCTATCGCCTTAGATGATTACAATGGGCTAGAGACCCTCTATAAAGAAGGCGTCTTTATTGGTTACCGCTGGTTTGAGCAGCAAAAAATTAAACCCTTGTTCCCCTTTGGCCATGGGTTGTCATACACCCAGTTTAAGTATAGTGATATCACGCTGAGCACGAGTGCACTCTCTGATGATGAAATAATCAGAGTGACAGTTAAGGTAACTAATATAGGCAAGCGAGAGGGCAGCGAAGTGGTGCAGCTGTATCTTCATGATGTCGACGCTAGTGTACCGCGTCCTATTAAGGAGCTTAAAGGCTTTAACAAACTTGCGCTCAAGGCTGGCGAAAGTGGTCTAGTGTCTATGACGCTCAATCGGCGTGACCTGTCTTTCTGGGATGTAAACACCCATGACTGGCTGGCCGAGCCTGGTGAGTTTGAAGTGCTGTTAGGCTCATCGGTCGAGGATATACGCCAGAAAGCTATTTTTACCTACTCCCTTGAATGA
- a CDS encoding substrate-binding periplasmic protein — protein sequence MLPWLTFESKRAFFLLFASLLVMTSLVLHGETLPLVIASSEGPPHMIDDVHHGIDLDIVEAVLRRLGYEVDYQFMGLKRAGREVEMGHVDVSAPIFMQSDVVGSYISSAIVQYQPMVFSLKKSNLAPASILDMQGHSVVTFLGAPGYFGADFGLLTEGDNYKELTDMSVIPELLVKGRYEFAVLDKYIFYYFYRFNEKNKDVSIFTEHKLIAPVSASAAFHDADLRDAFNRELVEFMLSEEYKQIFERYLGTALFSSEP from the coding sequence ATGCTTCCATGGCTGACTTTTGAATCTAAACGCGCATTTTTCTTGCTCTTTGCTAGCCTGTTAGTCATGACTTCATTGGTACTTCACGGCGAAACACTTCCTTTGGTGATAGCCTCGAGTGAGGGGCCGCCTCATATGATCGATGATGTACATCATGGTATCGATCTCGATATTGTTGAGGCGGTGCTGAGACGACTGGGATATGAAGTCGACTATCAGTTTATGGGACTAAAACGGGCCGGGCGTGAAGTTGAAATGGGCCATGTGGATGTCAGCGCGCCTATCTTTATGCAGTCCGATGTCGTTGGCAGCTATATCTCATCAGCCATAGTGCAGTATCAACCTATGGTTTTTTCCTTGAAAAAATCAAATCTGGCACCGGCATCGATTCTAGATATGCAGGGGCATAGTGTGGTGACTTTTCTGGGAGCACCTGGTTACTTTGGTGCCGATTTTGGCTTGCTTACTGAGGGAGATAATTATAAAGAGCTCACTGATATGTCGGTAATTCCAGAGCTGTTAGTTAAGGGGCGTTATGAATTTGCCGTGCTCGATAAGTATATCTTCTACTATTTTTATCGGTTTAATGAAAAAAACAAAGACGTGTCTATTTTTACTGAGCACAAATTAATAGCACCAGTTTCTGCCAGCGCAGCTTTTCATGATGCAGATCTTAGGGATGCGTTTAATCGCGAGCTAGTTGAGTTTATGTTGAGTGAGGAGTATAAACAGATCTTCGAGCGCTACTTAGGCACAGCACTCTTCTCATCTGAGCCATAA
- a CDS encoding peptidoglycan DD-metalloendopeptidase family protein — MQTGIFSFFKVSFLKSPLSNIQEFLSLQESNFHKKVMLGGGLLIAAAILWPTDQELIPQRIPIDLDIETMIAQLNPSIPVEHIFTGPDFTHKITSGDTLGKLFMQANVGQQTMYRVLEADLNVLALDTLKPGNQIKFWLDDKGELEKLELYFSAAHQVVFTRFDDGSFNADDINIEGVWRNRSVSGEIHGSFYVSAKKIGLNAGDIQRIESLLKEKLNFAKDLRAGDRFSVLVDDQFIDGMATGASDILGISIHRGRSDITAFQNSDGNFYDDKGRSLTRAFQRIPLLKNYRISSRFNRHRHHPVTGRTSPHNGTDFATPIGTKVIAPGDGIVTLVVANHRYAGKYVVIQHGNKYRTRYLHLSKSLVHKGQRVTRGQVIALSGNSGRITGPHLHYEFHVNGRPVNPMTANIPMSSTLSRKQMTAFSQLVKVRKMMMGQS; from the coding sequence TTGCAAACGGGTATATTTTCATTTTTTAAGGTTTCTTTTTTAAAGTCACCCCTATCGAATATTCAGGAATTCTTGTCTTTACAAGAGTCTAATTTTCACAAAAAAGTCATGTTGGGTGGAGGCTTACTCATTGCCGCTGCCATTTTGTGGCCGACGGATCAGGAGTTAATACCTCAGCGCATTCCCATCGATTTAGATATCGAAACCATGATTGCTCAGCTTAATCCTTCTATTCCGGTAGAACACATCTTCACTGGGCCTGATTTTACTCATAAAATCACCAGTGGCGATACTCTAGGTAAATTATTCATGCAGGCCAACGTGGGCCAACAAACCATGTACCGGGTATTAGAGGCCGACTTGAATGTGTTGGCATTAGATACGTTAAAGCCAGGTAATCAGATAAAGTTTTGGCTCGACGACAAGGGAGAGCTGGAAAAGTTAGAGCTATATTTCTCTGCGGCACATCAGGTGGTGTTTACTCGTTTCGATGACGGCAGTTTTAATGCCGATGATATTAATATTGAAGGGGTCTGGCGCAATCGTAGTGTCTCAGGCGAGATCCATGGGTCTTTCTATGTGTCGGCCAAGAAGATAGGGCTAAATGCAGGCGATATCCAGCGTATCGAGTCTCTGCTTAAAGAGAAACTCAATTTCGCTAAGGATCTGCGTGCGGGTGACCGATTCTCTGTATTGGTTGACGATCAGTTTATCGATGGCATGGCAACGGGTGCCAGTGATATTTTAGGTATCAGCATTCATCGTGGCCGCAGTGACATTACCGCCTTTCAAAACAGCGATGGTAATTTTTACGATGATAAGGGCCGTAGCCTGACACGTGCATTTCAGCGTATTCCGCTGCTGAAGAACTACCGTATAAGTTCACGTTTCAATCGTCATCGTCATCACCCTGTGACAGGTCGTACGTCCCCTCATAACGGAACTGATTTTGCTACGCCCATAGGCACCAAAGTCATCGCTCCTGGTGATGGTATCGTTACCTTAGTGGTCGCCAACCACAGATACGCAGGTAAGTATGTGGTGATACAACACGGTAATAAGTACCGCACTCGTTATCTGCATCTGTCGAAATCCTTAGTCCATAAAGGACAAAGGGTTACTCGTGGCCAGGTTATTGCTCTTTCGGGAAATTCCGGGCGCATTACCGGACCTCATCTTCATTATGAGTTCCATGTTAATGGTCGTCCTGTGAATCCGATGACAGCTAATATTCCTATGTCCAGTACTCTGTCTAGAAAGCAAATGACTGCGTTTTCGCAACTGGTCAAGGTGCGCAAGATGATGATGGGTCAAAGCTAA
- a CDS encoding helix-turn-helix domain-containing protein, with amino-acid sequence MTTVLFNTHDIVLLITIYQCVLFALFLLTFKKGNKQSNLLLALFLLSYAAIPLDSLINYGAAFRAHVIEVSPNIFYFFGNAYWLEAVILLFYVRSLIYKKFTFSKYDFLLFVPFLCYLIYEINIWFIVDHGNKVAMLNNYQAAEEPLYSRFIGLFRECFRLFCGLLCLIELQRYQTKIKDKFANIESVDLTWLKILVIGFLFIRADAILVSLAMFSSFEFGLIIDYELLGLISNYTVLLLISVLIFFSLRFSSVFKGIESNETTAPPLDKSPIDPQLVDNILLYMKNEKPYLNHLLTLDNLASQLSIPPRYLSQAINRHFKQNFFEFINGYRIDESKQLLQLSENRQVTMLKIMDRAGFNSKATFNTFFKKLVGLTPTQYRKEHSRSDTKAA; translated from the coding sequence ATGACTACTGTGCTCTTTAATACACACGACATTGTATTATTAATCACCATATATCAGTGTGTATTGTTCGCCCTCTTCCTGCTCACCTTCAAGAAAGGCAATAAGCAGAGCAACCTACTACTGGCCTTATTTCTCCTTTCTTACGCTGCTATCCCTCTTGATAGCTTGATCAATTATGGTGCAGCATTCAGAGCTCATGTTATTGAAGTCTCGCCCAATATTTTTTACTTCTTCGGTAATGCTTATTGGCTAGAGGCGGTGATCCTGTTGTTTTATGTACGCTCATTGATCTATAAAAAGTTCACTTTCAGTAAATATGACTTCTTATTATTTGTGCCTTTTTTATGCTACCTCATCTATGAGATAAATATTTGGTTCATCGTCGACCATGGCAACAAGGTGGCTATGCTAAACAACTACCAAGCTGCTGAAGAGCCGCTATATTCCCGATTTATTGGTCTATTCAGAGAGTGTTTCCGCTTGTTCTGTGGCCTACTCTGTCTGATTGAGCTTCAGCGCTATCAGACCAAAATCAAAGATAAGTTCGCCAATATCGAGAGTGTCGATCTAACCTGGCTTAAAATTCTGGTAATAGGTTTTCTCTTCATCAGAGCCGATGCGATTTTAGTCTCATTGGCCATGTTCTCTTCATTCGAATTTGGTCTCATTATCGATTATGAACTCTTAGGCCTTATCTCTAATTACACTGTACTGCTACTGATTAGCGTGCTGATCTTCTTCAGTCTTAGATTCTCCTCGGTGTTTAAAGGCATAGAGTCTAATGAAACAACCGCGCCCCCCTTGGACAAGTCCCCTATAGATCCTCAGCTGGTCGATAACATCTTACTCTATATGAAAAACGAGAAACCTTACCTTAATCATTTGTTAACGTTAGATAATCTCGCTAGCCAACTTAGTATCCCGCCTAGGTATCTCTCTCAGGCTATCAATCGACACTTTAAACAGAACTTTTTCGAATTCATCAATGGCTATCGCATCGATGAGAGTAAGCAACTACTTCAGCTCAGCGAAAACCGTCAAGTGACCATGCTCAAAATAATGGATCGAGCCGGCTTTAACAGTAAAGCGACCTTTAATACTTTCTTCAAGAAATTAGTCGGCCTGACACCGACTCAATATCGTAAAGAGCACTCAAGGTCTGACACAAAAGCCGCTTAG
- a CDS encoding DUF3010 family protein, whose protein sequence is MRVCGIELKGGEAVISLLSYEGETFNIPDCRQQSFVISHSDTTESIRDFQFTFKKLMEDYHVDKIVIISREQKGKLAGSATSFKVEAAIQLLDLPVILISPVTVKERLKRNPPQVDFEGLGLKRFQKPAFDAAYAYHNQHIFNVWGDDQSDS, encoded by the coding sequence ATGAGAGTTTGTGGCATAGAGTTAAAAGGCGGAGAAGCGGTAATTAGCTTGTTGAGCTATGAAGGTGAAACATTTAATATTCCGGATTGTCGTCAGCAATCATTTGTCATTTCACATTCAGACACCACTGAATCGATTCGTGACTTCCAATTCACTTTTAAGAAGCTGATGGAAGATTATCATGTGGATAAGATCGTGATCATTTCACGTGAGCAAAAAGGTAAACTTGCCGGAAGCGCCACCAGCTTCAAGGTTGAAGCTGCTATTCAGTTGCTCGACTTGCCGGTTATTCTTATCTCTCCAGTGACAGTTAAAGAGCGTCTTAAGCGTAATCCACCTCAGGTTGATTTCGAGGGTCTAGGACTAAAACGTTTCCAAAAGCCTGCATTTGATGCGGCTTATGCTTACCATAACCAACATATTTTTAATGTTTGGGGTGATGACCAATCAGACAGCTAA